The following proteins are co-located in the Candidatus Accumulibacter cognatus genome:
- a CDS encoding DUF2138 family protein, which yields MASLSVPPTLRQRRPALYAVLALLALVLAVGAYRYWHKVPRYKGVSRLQVDLRQPEMLLATSHLASVPKDVAAAPLLSGLVDEQLVFHYEEDEARLSLEGSLRRLAYEHKVAIEDRFLALLLAGPAEIGIWRSGRGRPEHFVARLERGLLARLSEAFARIALDDRQLKLVGKFSVAGDEISLYALDYGGGRQLAFAGRGDHWVFLSDPALALDGDGALTGDAEAVLGELLHGAHPWQSKLPVSTTAQHSFVIGPQALTLGYAHFLPALAGLRLDYVDGGWHANLRLLPTNTSAAHDTAGIWRAVPLGAALCTALPVDWPATAEPLAALLGKDAALPITLAALDPIAAVCWFAGSRLSAPLFVARAAAVLPPDAGQLLARLAEKSWAAKGIKASGKDGESQIHAVTVASRHGIRPPDGGARAFEPALAWRGGLILFSPDRRQVDAALDVAGKRAAALGDEPGLHGPGWLVFDPPQLARLLRSEVQEVLPADEESFFREVARSRLWPRLEAWGKQHQALVAVPGATVRDGFVTLDIRPLQEIAR from the coding sequence ATGGCGAGCCTGTCGGTTCCACCTACCCTTCGGCAACGCCGCCCGGCGCTCTATGCCGTCCTTGCCCTGCTGGCGCTTGTCCTCGCCGTCGGTGCCTACCGCTACTGGCACAAGGTGCCTCGCTACAAGGGCGTATCGCGCCTGCAGGTCGACCTGCGGCAACCGGAAATGCTGCTCGCCACCAGCCATCTCGCCAGCGTACCGAAGGATGTTGCGGCGGCTCCGCTGCTGTCCGGTCTGGTGGACGAACAGCTGGTCTTTCACTATGAGGAGGATGAGGCGAGGCTATCGCTCGAGGGCAGCCTGCGTCGTCTCGCCTACGAGCACAAAGTCGCCATCGAGGACCGTTTTCTCGCGCTCCTGCTGGCGGGACCTGCGGAGATCGGGATATGGCGTTCGGGCAGGGGACGCCCCGAGCACTTCGTCGCCAGGCTGGAGCGTGGCCTGCTCGCCCGGCTGAGCGAAGCGTTTGCCCGGATTGCGCTGGACGATCGCCAGCTCAAGCTGGTCGGCAAGTTTTCCGTAGCGGGCGACGAGATCAGCCTGTATGCGCTCGATTATGGCGGTGGTCGCCAGTTGGCCTTTGCCGGACGCGGCGACCACTGGGTCTTTCTTTCCGATCCGGCACTGGCTCTCGACGGCGATGGCGCGTTGACCGGCGATGCCGAGGCGGTTCTCGGCGAGCTGCTGCACGGCGCCCACCCCTGGCAGTCGAAGCTGCCCGTCTCGACGACGGCACAGCATTCCTTCGTGATCGGTCCGCAGGCCCTGACCCTGGGCTACGCGCACTTCCTGCCGGCGCTCGCCGGGCTGCGCCTCGACTACGTCGATGGCGGCTGGCATGCCAACCTGCGCTTGCTCCCGACGAACACCAGCGCCGCTCATGACACCGCCGGCATCTGGCGGGCGGTGCCGCTCGGCGCCGCCTTGTGTACCGCCCTGCCGGTCGATTGGCCGGCTACCGCGGAGCCGCTGGCGGCGCTGCTCGGCAAGGACGCCGCGCTGCCGATCACCCTCGCGGCCCTGGACCCGATCGCCGCGGTCTGCTGGTTTGCCGGCTCCCGCCTCTCGGCGCCGCTCTTCGTCGCACGGGCGGCGGCTGTCTTACCGCCCGATGCCGGACAGTTGCTGGCCCGCCTCGCGGAGAAATCCTGGGCTGCCAAGGGCATCAAGGCCTCGGGCAAGGATGGCGAAAGCCAGATTCACGCCGTCACCGTGGCGTCGCGTCACGGCATTCGTCCGCCCGACGGCGGCGCGCGCGCCTTCGAACCCGCGCTGGCCTGGCGCGGTGGGCTGATCTTGTTTTCTCCCGACCGTCGCCAGGTCGACGCGGCGCTGGATGTCGCTGGCAAGCGGGCGGCGGCACTCGGCGACGAGCCCGGCCTGCACGGCCCAGGATGGCTGGTCTTCGACCCGCCGCAACTCGCCCGGCTACTGCGTTCGGAAGTACAGGAAGTGCTGCCGGCGGATGAGGAATCATTCTTTCGTGAGGTCGCCCGGAGCCGCCTCTGGCCACGCCTCGAGGCCTGGGGAAAACAGCACCAGGCGCTTGTCGCCGTTCCGGGGGCCACCGTCAGGGATGGCTTCGTCACGCTGGACATCAGACCGCTGCAGGAGATCGCCCGCTGA
- a CDS encoding DUF1175 family protein, with translation MNRRRFVTALGGIILGSAWRPAAALTTESSTAPVAGALDGTQSDRFRAWMALIVADQIRRGPSPRWFHRDCAGLARFAVGEALRPHDAPWRRANGFTGRLPPEVDLRPEQAALLNGWTTLTGDQQAFVTALALVQKNSRWLGRESAMSKPGDLLFFDQGDDQHLMIWMGSWIAYHTGQPPAAAAAQGAGRRRRPSEMVDDNGLRAVTPAQLLQWKDTRWRPRDDNPNFAGFYRLAFLSR, from the coding sequence ATGAACCGCCGGCGATTCGTCACCGCCCTCGGGGGGATCATCCTCGGCAGCGCCTGGCGACCAGCGGCAGCACTCACCACGGAGTCTTCGACAGCACCCGTCGCCGGCGCGCTCGACGGTACACAATCCGACCGCTTTCGCGCCTGGATGGCGTTGATCGTCGCCGACCAGATTCGCCGTGGCCCGTCGCCGCGCTGGTTTCATCGCGACTGCGCGGGCCTTGCCCGTTTCGCCGTTGGCGAAGCGCTGCGCCCGCACGACGCACCGTGGCGCCGGGCCAACGGTTTCACCGGCCGTCTGCCGCCGGAAGTGGACCTGCGCCCGGAACAGGCGGCCCTGCTCAACGGCTGGACGACGCTGACGGGGGACCAACAGGCGTTCGTCACCGCCCTGGCGCTGGTGCAGAAGAACAGCCGCTGGCTCGGCCGCGAAAGCGCCATGAGCAAGCCTGGCGATCTGCTGTTTTTTGATCAGGGCGATGATCAGCACCTGATGATCTGGATGGGTAGCTGGATCGCCTATCACACCGGCCAGCCGCCTGCCGCCGCAGCGGCGCAAGGTGCCGGCAGGCGTCGGCGACCTTCCGAGATGGTCGATGACAACGGCCTGCGTGCTGTCACGCCGGCCCAATTGCTGCAATGGAAGGACACACGGTGGCGACCACGCGACGACAACCCGAATTTCGCCGGCTTCTATCGCCTGGCCTTCTTGTCACGCTGA
- a CDS encoding alpha-2-macroglobulin family protein yields MAAENSNYRPATGEEFFLLAETSYASDEQASVRLEIQRDSAELEEYGGVDIAIYRVPDPLAFLRAQSNLHRVKVPAKPQPEGMANMLKLSWDKIWANSRFAWKRLFSPAARLATTAAAPDLKTPKQILTPTRLRHPPAYAPLPGLTLADRFRYPVHRAKPIVPPADLKLAGSSSEFLPNNEGNVRVPLGQRAPGLYLVEASVGKHRAVTLVFVSDSVAVTKNAATEMLVWTARRKDGVAVADADVVWSDGVGVLKSGRTAADGVVRLPASSPETSYVYGQDPAGGVFISENFYHDSEIYNAKIYAVTDRPLYRPGDLVQVKFLGREFRSARRSEPVASGELSVTVVDPAGTEVLTRKMRYDSAKGGETDFRLPAAAQAGGWELVFTRGEDSYGAAFRVADYVKPHFEIDVVVDKSEFKTREAVTGRIRLSYPDGKPVAGALVRLTARAQPLTMVEGELRYGGQFPVAIKADELKTGSDGLAAFSLPPADDPARYILSLLAQDGAAYRVRTTKEILIERGATLWHLSAPAYFSRPGESVDFRYTPQGNASPASRPTRWEILRLEDRQRRDGVLAEGDSARLAFPEPGSYTVSLRDARGNLLAATSHWVSGEGMKAIPGSVEIVFDKEHYQAGETAHALITFPQAVGDALLTLERDQVEAHALLSGKAAWLGVSQVAPAQWRADIPVREEYGPNVTFSVLYLANGDYVFQNKGLRVAVPAVDVAIRSPRERYAPGETVTLELETRVGGRPTPALVNLGVVDEMIYVLQPEIAPSIGNFFYHPRRNNVRTTVSLSFIGYDLARMPGKGSAPVRRSPSERGVKVLERPRRDDTDTAGWWPSLMTGQDGKVSVSFRMPDALTRWRITARAITAAGVVGQQTRHIESHKDFYAKWTGPANFRLGDRPAATIVAFNQTGAAAKVQLAANGGGLAVRREIELQPGANNIPLPMDKPVSGDVAISLAQAGKEIDSLRQAISVLPVGWLSERSQSLDLREAETRLALPADARDLRVSLAQGSAGQFARIAEDLLEFPWGCVEQTASRLLPLSFAYRGLPADAPRLREISQALATQRLRLVQMAGPEAVFGWWGPATTDSGWLTAYAYYADWHAARALGLTLPATHWRQSLEAYRKHAVKEPLPLRVLAVWFMAEMELPVRTLVEGLLLEAAALPAVKPVSPGRNSLWLSNTAAADGLSLVLIGQMARQQQIAVAPETAQAIDAARESLRAQPEALGQALLAMEDKGVAKEDAARWLATLGPGAATFDRALALAWWNKALGGSAPAESGAPGLAGNWQRQGGPLGAPTWRWTDKTLPKVISLAGPAPAPLTAFVRYRSAEPEKGTLPVKIERRLYRLVAAPAIKADPAAASPSGERGPASASLAGEAVEFRAEAASDGDLRANDLYLEEVRLSPAAGQTPRYGLIEVPLPPGADVERGTWGIRVRGLDGDAVVPMEKARYQPGELSYAVPVDQLADSRVFRHLLRFGSRGSFVVPPARFQRMYQPEEKAFEAVAERRLQVK; encoded by the coding sequence ATGGCGGCCGAAAACTCGAACTATCGCCCCGCCACTGGCGAGGAGTTCTTCCTGCTTGCCGAGACCAGTTACGCTTCCGACGAACAAGCCTCGGTACGGTTGGAAATCCAGCGCGACTCGGCCGAACTCGAGGAGTACGGCGGCGTCGACATCGCCATTTATCGCGTCCCCGATCCGCTCGCCTTCCTGCGCGCCCAGAGCAACCTGCACCGCGTCAAGGTGCCGGCCAAGCCGCAGCCCGAGGGCATGGCCAACATGCTGAAGCTTTCCTGGGACAAGATCTGGGCCAACAGCCGCTTCGCATGGAAGCGCCTGTTCTCGCCGGCGGCCCGGCTGGCGACGACCGCAGCGGCTCCCGATCTGAAGACGCCGAAACAGATCCTGACGCCGACCCGCCTGCGCCACCCGCCAGCCTACGCGCCCCTGCCGGGCCTGACGCTGGCTGACCGCTTCCGCTACCCGGTGCATCGCGCCAAGCCCATCGTTCCGCCTGCCGACCTCAAACTGGCCGGTAGCAGCAGCGAGTTCCTGCCCAATAACGAGGGCAATGTCCGGGTTCCCCTCGGCCAGCGGGCACCCGGCCTGTATCTGGTCGAAGCCTCGGTCGGCAAGCACCGGGCCGTGACGCTGGTTTTCGTCTCCGACAGCGTTGCCGTGACCAAGAACGCCGCCACGGAGATGCTGGTGTGGACCGCCCGGCGCAAGGATGGCGTCGCCGTCGCCGACGCCGATGTCGTCTGGAGCGATGGTGTCGGCGTCCTGAAGAGTGGCAGGACCGCTGCCGACGGAGTCGTCCGCCTGCCCGCCAGCAGCCCCGAAACCAGTTATGTCTACGGTCAGGATCCGGCGGGCGGGGTCTTCATCTCGGAAAACTTCTACCACGACAGCGAGATTTACAACGCCAAGATCTATGCCGTCACCGACCGCCCGCTCTACCGTCCGGGCGATCTTGTCCAGGTCAAGTTCCTCGGCCGTGAATTCCGGAGCGCCCGTCGCTCGGAACCGGTCGCCAGCGGCGAGCTCAGCGTCACTGTCGTCGACCCGGCGGGGACCGAAGTCCTCACCCGCAAAATGCGCTATGACTCGGCGAAGGGCGGCGAGACGGACTTCCGCCTGCCGGCGGCGGCACAGGCTGGCGGCTGGGAACTCGTCTTCACCAGGGGCGAAGACAGCTACGGCGCCGCCTTCCGGGTCGCCGACTACGTCAAGCCGCACTTCGAGATCGACGTCGTCGTCGACAAGAGCGAATTCAAGACGCGCGAAGCGGTCACCGGGCGCATCCGCCTGAGCTATCCCGACGGCAAACCGGTGGCCGGCGCGCTGGTACGTCTGACGGCGCGGGCGCAACCGCTGACCATGGTCGAGGGCGAGCTGCGCTATGGCGGACAGTTCCCGGTGGCCATCAAGGCCGACGAACTGAAGACCGGCAGCGACGGTTTGGCGGCCTTCAGCCTGCCGCCGGCCGACGATCCTGCCCGCTACATCCTGAGCCTGCTGGCCCAGGACGGTGCCGCCTACCGCGTCCGCACGACCAAGGAAATCCTCATCGAGCGCGGCGCCACGCTGTGGCACTTGAGCGCCCCCGCCTATTTCTCGCGTCCCGGCGAGAGCGTCGATTTCCGCTACACGCCGCAGGGCAACGCCAGTCCGGCCAGCCGGCCGACGCGCTGGGAGATTCTCCGTCTCGAGGACAGGCAGCGGCGCGACGGCGTACTGGCCGAAGGTGACAGCGCCCGACTCGCCTTCCCCGAGCCCGGTTCCTACACCGTCAGTCTGCGTGACGCCAGGGGCAACCTGCTGGCGGCGACCAGCCACTGGGTTTCCGGCGAGGGCATGAAGGCGATTCCCGGCAGCGTCGAGATCGTCTTCGACAAGGAGCATTACCAGGCCGGAGAGACGGCGCACGCGCTGATCACCTTCCCACAAGCGGTCGGCGATGCGCTGCTGACCCTCGAGCGCGACCAGGTCGAGGCGCACGCGCTGCTCAGCGGCAAAGCCGCCTGGCTCGGCGTCAGCCAGGTGGCGCCGGCGCAATGGCGGGCGGACATCCCGGTCCGGGAAGAATACGGCCCGAATGTCACCTTTTCCGTCCTCTACCTGGCCAACGGCGACTACGTCTTCCAGAACAAGGGGCTGCGCGTCGCCGTGCCGGCCGTCGACGTCGCCATCCGCAGCCCCCGCGAACGCTATGCGCCGGGAGAAACCGTCACGCTCGAACTGGAAACCCGCGTCGGCGGACGGCCCACGCCGGCACTGGTCAATCTCGGCGTCGTCGACGAAATGATCTACGTGCTGCAACCGGAAATCGCCCCCAGCATCGGCAACTTCTTCTATCACCCCCGCCGCAACAACGTGCGCACCACCGTCAGCCTGTCGTTCATCGGCTACGACCTGGCGCGAATGCCCGGCAAGGGCAGCGCGCCGGTTCGCCGCTCACCGTCGGAACGCGGCGTCAAGGTACTCGAGCGCCCGCGCCGCGACGATACCGACACCGCCGGCTGGTGGCCCAGCCTGATGACCGGTCAGGACGGCAAGGTCAGCGTCAGCTTCCGCATGCCCGACGCGCTGACCCGCTGGCGCATCACGGCGCGCGCGATCACCGCCGCCGGCGTGGTCGGCCAGCAGACGCGGCATATCGAGTCGCACAAGGACTTCTACGCCAAATGGACCGGCCCGGCGAACTTCCGTCTCGGTGACCGGCCGGCCGCCACCATCGTCGCCTTCAACCAGACCGGCGCCGCTGCCAAGGTACAACTCGCCGCCAACGGTGGCGGCCTGGCCGTCCGCCGGGAGATCGAATTGCAACCGGGGGCAAACAACATCCCGCTGCCGATGGACAAACCCGTTTCGGGCGATGTGGCGATCAGCCTCGCCCAGGCTGGCAAGGAAATCGACAGCCTGCGTCAGGCGATCAGCGTGTTGCCCGTCGGCTGGCTCTCGGAGCGCAGCCAGTCGCTCGATCTGCGGGAGGCCGAAACGCGCCTCGCGCTGCCGGCCGATGCGCGCGACCTCAGGGTCAGCCTGGCGCAGGGGAGTGCCGGACAGTTTGCCCGCATCGCCGAGGATCTCCTGGAATTCCCCTGGGGTTGCGTCGAGCAGACCGCCAGCCGCCTGCTGCCGCTCAGCTTCGCCTATCGCGGCCTGCCCGCCGATGCGCCGCGTCTGCGCGAGATTTCCCAGGCGCTCGCCACGCAGCGCCTGCGTCTGGTGCAGATGGCCGGGCCGGAGGCGGTCTTCGGCTGGTGGGGGCCGGCAACCACCGACAGCGGCTGGCTCACCGCCTACGCCTACTACGCCGACTGGCACGCCGCGCGCGCGCTCGGCCTGACGCTGCCGGCGACGCACTGGCGGCAGAGCCTCGAAGCCTACCGCAAGCACGCGGTCAAGGAGCCCTTGCCCCTGCGCGTGCTGGCGGTCTGGTTCATGGCGGAAATGGAGCTGCCGGTCCGCACCCTGGTCGAGGGTCTGCTCCTCGAAGCCGCGGCACTGCCCGCCGTCAAGCCCGTCAGTCCCGGTCGCAACAGCCTCTGGTTGAGCAACACGGCCGCCGCCGATGGCCTGAGCCTGGTCCTGATCGGCCAGATGGCTCGCCAGCAGCAGATCGCCGTGGCGCCCGAAACGGCTCAGGCGATCGATGCCGCGCGCGAATCCCTGCGCGCCCAGCCGGAAGCGCTGGGCCAGGCGCTGCTGGCCATGGAAGACAAGGGCGTCGCCAAGGAAGACGCGGCGCGCTGGCTGGCGACGCTCGGCCCGGGCGCCGCCACGTTCGATCGTGCCCTGGCGCTGGCCTGGTGGAACAAGGCCCTCGGCGGCAGCGCGCCGGCCGAAAGCGGGGCGCCGGGCCTTGCCGGCAACTGGCAGCGGCAGGGCGGCCCGCTCGGTGCACCGACCTGGCGGTGGACCGACAAGACGCTACCCAAGGTCATCTCCCTGGCCGGCCCAGCGCCGGCACCGCTGACCGCCTTCGTCCGTTACCGCTCGGCCGAGCCGGAAAAGGGCACGCTGCCGGTCAAGATCGAACGGCGCCTCTATCGCCTCGTCGCCGCTCCGGCGATCAAGGCGGACCCGGCAGCCGCCAGCCCGTCCGGCGAGCGGGGCCCGGCCAGCGCCTCGCTGGCCGGTGAAGCGGTCGAGTTCCGGGCAGAAGCCGCGAGCGACGGCGATCTGCGCGCCAACGACCTCTATCTCGAAGAGGTCCGGCTCAGTCCCGCGGCCGGCCAAACGCCGCGCTACGGCCTGATCGAGGTGCCGCTGCCGCCGGGTGCCGATGTCGAACGCGGAACCTGGGGTATCCGCGTGCGTGGGCTCGATGGCGACGCCGTCGTGCCGATGGAGAAGGCGCGCTATCAGCCGGGCGAACTGTCCTACGCCGTGCCCGTCGACCAGCTTGCCGACAGCCGGGTTTTCCGTCACCTGCTGCGTTTCGGCAGCCGCGGCAGCTTCGTCGTGCCGCCGGCGCGCTTCCAGCGCATGTATCAGCCGGAGGAGAAGGCTTTCGAGGCGGTGGCGGAACGGCGCCTGCAGGTGAAGTGA